One window of Elusimicrobiota bacterium genomic DNA carries:
- a CDS encoding FtsW/RodA/SpoVE family cell cycle protein — protein sequence MFLNRSDTALRGRVDWLLVGSAAGLVAIGTLAILSAASPLPYFGKLLEKHFLAAVVGALLFVFGLSFNYQVYQDQSKTLYALTILILVWVLVFGLYQRGQRSWIRFPFVTFQPSELARILTILTLANFLDRRGSRVGDVTTVFWAFALVAPVMILILKEPDFSSTLSFFPMLLVMLFCSGAHLGALVVMGAYGAITLGLPLMWTLVSMNPAWMSFAPLAYFMKISTLNMPVLIALGVIAVGGLLAWRLSIMARTGIHGVFFAAATVVLIAGLASATLVNHQLKGYQRNRFVAFLVPQVDPRGAGYNVQQAQIAIGSGGLWGKGVFSGTQSQLGFLPERHTDFIYAVIGEEMGFLGAMAVLALYLMLVWRIVNTARVARDRYGYLVCCGMASIYGFALLVNVGMCVGLVPVAGIPLPLVSYGGSNLAITLYALGIVANIYSRRYAFL from the coding sequence ATGTTCCTCAACCGTTCGGACACGGCGCTGCGGGGACGCGTGGACTGGCTGCTGGTCGGCTCGGCGGCGGGTCTCGTCGCGATCGGGACGCTCGCCATCCTTTCCGCGGCCTCGCCGCTCCCCTATTTCGGCAAGCTCCTCGAGAAGCACTTCCTCGCCGCCGTCGTCGGCGCGCTCCTCTTCGTCTTCGGCCTGAGCTTCAACTACCAGGTCTATCAGGACCAGTCGAAGACGCTCTACGCCCTCACGATCCTCATCCTCGTCTGGGTGCTCGTCTTCGGCCTCTATCAGCGCGGTCAGCGCTCTTGGATCCGCTTCCCTTTCGTCACCTTCCAGCCCTCGGAGCTCGCGCGCATCCTGACCATCCTGACCCTGGCCAACTTCCTCGACCGCCGGGGCTCGCGCGTCGGGGACGTCACCACCGTGTTCTGGGCGTTCGCCCTCGTCGCGCCGGTGATGATCCTCATCCTCAAGGAGCCGGACTTCTCCTCGACCCTTTCGTTCTTCCCGATGCTGCTGGTGATGCTCTTCTGTTCCGGCGCCCACCTCGGCGCGCTCGTCGTGATGGGCGCCTACGGGGCGATCACGCTGGGACTGCCGCTGATGTGGACGCTCGTGTCGATGAACCCGGCCTGGATGTCCTTCGCGCCGCTGGCCTACTTCATGAAGATCTCGACGCTGAACATGCCGGTGCTCATCGCCCTCGGGGTCATCGCCGTCGGCGGCCTGCTCGCCTGGAGGCTCTCCATCATGGCGCGCACGGGCATCCACGGGGTCTTCTTCGCCGCGGCGACCGTCGTGCTCATCGCCGGGCTGGCCTCGGCGACCCTCGTCAACCACCAGCTCAAGGGCTACCAGCGCAACCGCTTCGTCGCCTTCCTCGTCCCGCAGGTGGACCCGCGCGGGGCGGGCTACAACGTGCAGCAGGCCCAGATCGCCATCGGCTCGGGCGGTCTCTGGGGGAAGGGCGTCTTCTCCGGGACCCAGTCCCAGCTCGGCTTCCTCCCGGAGCGCCACACCGACTTCATCTACGCCGTCATCGGCGAGGAGATGGGCTTCCTGGGGGCTATGGCCGTGCTCGCGCTCTACCTGATGCTCGTCTGGAGGATCGTCAACACCGCGCGCGTCGCGCGGGACCGCTACGGCTACCTCGTCTGCTGCGGGATGGCGTCCATCTACGGGTTCGCCCTGCTGGTCAACGTCGGCATGTGCGTGGGGCTGGTCCCGGTCGCCGGGATCCCGCTGCCGCTGGTCTCCTACGGGGGCTCGAACCTGGCCATCACGCTGTACGCCCTGGGCATCGTGGCGAACATCTATTCGAGGCGCTATGCCTTCCTCTGA
- the mrdA gene encoding penicillin-binding protein 2, with translation MRQDAAYNERLRILWIGFYFAVALLGLRLLQLQVLRNVYYMKVAERNRTQSIYQTAPRGRIYDRNGEVIATNRPSFSLIYLPGKDESRARLSALATDLAAELGLERERVLESLNEAWREQAAIHLAENLPLKTMFKLSEIKTVYPGVDLIVEAQRSYPRGAFASHLLGYLGKVDRVSWNQLKAAGYRLDSRVGRMGIERIFERELRGVDGEIRMEVDAQGRLKRILDQVGWHAGGNLYLTLDAKIQAAAEEALRTSPSKRGAAIVIDPRNGNVLAFTSIPDFDPNMFLVSERDPDHARVTNIPEFNLAISGTYPPGSTFKIVTSAAILNEGRISVSDRIFCPGSFRLGNKVFRCWQKKGHLYQDWLNGIANSCDTYFYQMGLRVGGDVIERYEKMFRIGEDTKIGLSGEKSGKRFGPEERSKRGKAWYDGDTVNLSIGQGELLVTPAQMAGVVGAVANRGTIWRPQFVRRIEYVGGGGYDAKPEALGRVDLKPETWDMLQKGLERVIDAGTGGSVHIPGLVIGGKTGTAQNPHGDDHAWFVCYAGRPGETASLAAAVLVQNGGHGSSAAGPVARRIIEAAFGLTPGKPYTDAEPVEDRSGEERAAPSAPAAAPRAAAGQRPGAGGIPHPREITE, from the coding sequence ATGAGACAGGACGCCGCCTACAACGAGCGCCTGCGGATCCTCTGGATCGGCTTCTACTTCGCCGTCGCCCTGCTCGGGCTGCGCCTGCTGCAGCTCCAGGTCCTGCGCAACGTCTATTACATGAAGGTCGCCGAGCGCAATCGCACGCAGAGCATCTATCAGACGGCTCCGCGGGGGCGCATCTACGACCGCAACGGCGAGGTCATCGCGACGAACCGCCCCTCGTTCTCGCTCATCTATCTCCCCGGCAAGGACGAGAGCCGCGCGCGCCTCTCCGCTCTCGCGACGGACCTCGCCGCCGAGCTCGGCCTCGAGCGCGAACGGGTCCTGGAGTCCCTCAACGAGGCCTGGCGCGAGCAGGCGGCCATCCACCTCGCCGAGAACCTGCCGCTGAAGACGATGTTCAAGCTCTCCGAGATCAAGACCGTCTATCCCGGCGTCGACCTCATCGTCGAAGCGCAGCGCTCCTACCCGCGCGGCGCCTTCGCGAGCCACCTGCTCGGCTACCTCGGGAAGGTCGACCGCGTCTCCTGGAACCAGCTCAAGGCGGCCGGCTACCGCCTCGACTCCCGCGTCGGGCGCATGGGCATCGAGCGCATCTTCGAGCGCGAGCTGCGCGGAGTCGACGGGGAGATCCGCATGGAGGTCGATGCGCAGGGGCGCCTCAAGCGCATCCTCGATCAGGTCGGCTGGCATGCGGGGGGGAACCTCTACCTCACGCTCGACGCGAAGATCCAGGCCGCCGCCGAGGAGGCTCTGCGCACCTCTCCGTCCAAGCGGGGGGCGGCCATCGTCATCGATCCGCGCAACGGCAACGTCCTCGCCTTCACCTCGATCCCGGATTTCGACCCCAACATGTTCCTGGTCTCCGAGCGCGACCCCGACCACGCCCGGGTCACGAACATCCCCGAGTTCAACCTCGCCATCTCCGGGACCTATCCTCCGGGCTCGACCTTCAAGATCGTCACCAGCGCCGCGATCCTCAACGAGGGACGCATCAGCGTCAGCGACCGCATCTTCTGCCCCGGGAGCTTCCGGCTCGGCAACAAGGTCTTCCGCTGCTGGCAGAAGAAAGGGCACCTCTACCAGGACTGGCTCAACGGCATCGCCAACTCCTGCGACACGTATTTCTATCAGATGGGATTGCGCGTCGGAGGGGACGTCATCGAGCGCTATGAGAAGATGTTCCGCATCGGCGAGGACACGAAGATCGGCCTCTCCGGCGAGAAGTCGGGCAAGCGCTTCGGCCCCGAGGAGCGCAGCAAGCGCGGCAAGGCCTGGTACGACGGGGACACCGTCAACCTCTCCATCGGGCAGGGAGAACTCCTCGTGACCCCGGCGCAGATGGCCGGGGTCGTCGGAGCGGTGGCCAACCGCGGGACGATCTGGCGCCCGCAGTTCGTCCGGCGCATCGAATACGTCGGCGGCGGCGGCTACGACGCGAAGCCGGAAGCCCTCGGCCGGGTGGATCTCAAGCCCGAGACCTGGGACATGCTCCAGAAGGGCCTCGAGCGGGTCATCGACGCCGGCACCGGCGGGAGCGTGCACATCCCGGGGCTCGTCATCGGGGGCAAGACCGGCACGGCCCAGAACCCGCACGGCGATGATCACGCCTGGTTCGTCTGCTACGCCGGGCGCCCGGGCGAAACGGCGTCCCTCGCGGCCGCCGTACTCGTCCAGAACGGCGGACATGGCTCCTCGGCCGCCGGTCCGGTCGCGCGCCGCATCATCGAGGCGGCCTTCGGCCTGACGCCGGGCAAGCCCTATACCGACGCCGAGCCCGTCGAGGACCGCAGCGGCGAGGAACGCGCCGCTCCGTCCGCGCCCGCCGCCGCCCCCCGCGCCGCGGCGGGCCAGCGCCCGGGCGCCGGCGGCATCCCGCATCCCCGGGAGATCACCGAATAG
- the mreD gene encoding rod shape-determining protein MreD, with translation MRLAALFVLGMAAEWFWSTRLDVWGLAPRLLLLLTVATASQAGPVAGQTYGFFWGLFLDALSAHTFGAGALALTLVGYLVGNLRRQMDVSSPTSQMMVAGVVSTAFWLFVGFAGLVFEHRFLWVGWKLFTLGTLYNVLVAPAAFSAVRRALATQQR, from the coding sequence ATGCGACTGGCCGCGCTCTTCGTCCTCGGCATGGCCGCCGAATGGTTCTGGTCGACCCGGCTCGACGTCTGGGGCCTGGCGCCCCGCCTGCTCCTCCTGCTGACGGTCGCCACGGCCTCGCAGGCCGGTCCCGTCGCGGGACAGACCTACGGCTTCTTCTGGGGGCTCTTCCTCGACGCGCTCAGTGCCCACACTTTCGGCGCCGGGGCCCTGGCCTTGACGCTCGTCGGCTACCTCGTCGGAAACCTGCGCCGGCAGATGGACGTCTCGAGCCCGACTTCGCAGATGATGGTCGCCGGCGTCGTCTCGACGGCCTTCTGGCTCTTCGTCGGGTTCGCCGGACTCGTTTTCGAGCACCGCTTCCTCTGGGTGGGCTGGAAGCTCTTCACGCTCGGCACCCTTTACAACGTCCTCGTCGCACCGGCGGCCTTCTCCGCCGTCCGGCGCGCGCTGGCGACGCAGCAGAGATGA
- the mreC gene encoding rod shape-determining protein MreC, protein MNREKRVANIFLLIFGGISVILLSLPLTGKVRAFREYASYIYDPLPYYGGQGIEKLNALPVDVARLISADARVRELEEELRRHQLQRAENDALRRENARLTDELSLTTSSPTALRWAHVMERDPQGWNRSLIVDAGEEDGVEVNAPVLASCSGRLCVVGRIVETASRSSKVLLLTDELSAVAAYMPASQWEGLIQGQGTARMRMNYLSMEAQPRVGEDVVTSPTSATFPAELPIGTVSKVFDRDPFLAFQTVEVTPAAPASRLKEVLILRRKKRGDA, encoded by the coding sequence ATGAACAGGGAGAAGCGCGTCGCGAACATTTTTCTGCTCATCTTCGGGGGGATCTCCGTGATCCTCCTGAGCCTTCCGCTCACAGGCAAAGTCCGCGCCTTCCGGGAATACGCCTCCTATATCTATGATCCGCTCCCCTATTACGGGGGGCAGGGCATCGAGAAGCTCAACGCGCTCCCCGTCGACGTCGCGCGGCTCATCTCGGCCGACGCGCGCGTGCGCGAGCTCGAGGAGGAGCTGCGCCGACACCAGCTCCAGCGCGCGGAGAACGACGCGCTGCGGCGCGAGAACGCGCGTCTGACCGATGAGCTGTCCCTCACGACGTCGTCGCCGACGGCCCTGCGCTGGGCGCACGTGATGGAGCGGGACCCGCAGGGCTGGAACCGCTCGCTCATCGTCGATGCGGGCGAGGAGGACGGCGTCGAGGTGAACGCCCCCGTGCTGGCCTCCTGTTCGGGGCGCCTGTGCGTCGTCGGGCGGATCGTGGAGACCGCGTCCAGGAGCTCCAAGGTCCTGCTGCTCACCGACGAGCTCTCGGCGGTCGCCGCCTACATGCCCGCAAGCCAGTGGGAAGGGCTCATCCAGGGCCAGGGGACCGCGCGCATGCGCATGAACTACCTCTCGATGGAAGCGCAGCCCCGCGTCGGCGAGGACGTCGTGACGTCTCCGACCAGCGCGACCTTCCCGGCGGAGCTCCCCATCGGGACGGTCTCGAAAGTCTTCGACCGCGATCCGTTCCTGGCCTTCCAGACCGTCGAGGTCACCCCGGCGGCTCCCGCCAGCCGCCTCAAGGAAGTCCTGATCCTGCGGCGGAAGAAGCGGGGGGATGCGTGA
- a CDS encoding rod shape-determining protein: MFDYLFSLFSNDMGIDLGTANTLVYVKNHGIVLREPSVVAIDRESRRVLAIGAEAKRMLGRTPASIVAVRPLKNGVIADFEVTQEMIKYFIRKVHNRRSLLHPRIVIGIPSGITEVERRAVQESALQAGAREVFLIEQPMASAIGADLPISEPRANMIVDIGGGTTQAAVISLGGLVVSKSIDVAGDEMDDAILQHFRRKYNLLIGETSAEDVKIQIGSVFPLKEEKTMEVKGRDQATGLPKTVLITSEEVRQALMEPVQMVLDVIKSTLEETPAELAADLVDRGMVLAGGGTLLRGLPDLIRQETELPVHRAADPLSCVAIGTGKFLEVLDGLGGRKSDFITTFRPGA; this comes from the coding sequence ATGTTCGACTACCTCTTCAGCCTCTTCTCGAACGACATGGGGATCGACCTCGGCACGGCGAACACCCTCGTCTATGTGAAGAACCATGGGATCGTCCTGCGCGAGCCGTCGGTCGTCGCCATCGACCGCGAGTCGCGCCGGGTTCTCGCCATCGGGGCGGAAGCGAAGAGGATGCTCGGGCGTACGCCCGCCTCGATCGTCGCCGTGCGGCCGCTGAAGAACGGGGTCATCGCCGACTTCGAAGTCACGCAGGAGATGATCAAGTACTTCATCCGCAAGGTCCACAACCGCCGCAGCCTGCTGCACCCGCGCATCGTCATCGGCATCCCCTCGGGGATCACCGAGGTCGAACGCCGTGCCGTGCAGGAGTCGGCGCTTCAGGCCGGCGCGCGGGAGGTCTTCCTCATCGAACAGCCGATGGCTTCGGCCATCGGGGCGGACCTCCCCATCTCGGAGCCGCGGGCGAACATGATCGTCGACATCGGCGGGGGAACGACGCAGGCGGCGGTCATCTCGCTGGGCGGCCTCGTCGTCTCCAAGTCCATCGACGTCGCGGGCGACGAGATGGACGATGCCATCCTCCAGCATTTCCGCCGCAAGTACAATCTGCTGATCGGCGAGACCTCGGCCGAAGACGTCAAGATCCAGATCGGTTCCGTCTTCCCTCTCAAGGAGGAGAAGACGATGGAAGTGAAGGGCCGGGATCAGGCCACCGGTCTTCCGAAGACCGTATTGATCACCTCCGAGGAGGTCCGCCAGGCCCTCATGGAGCCCGTGCAGATGGTCCTCGACGTGATCAAATCGACGCTTGAAGAGACGCCGGCGGAGCTGGCCGCGGATTTGGTGGATCGTGGGATGGTGCTGGCGGGAGGGGGCACGCTGCTCAGAGGTCTACCGGACCTCATCCGGCAGGAGACGGAGCTGCCGGTGCACCGTGCCGCCGACCCGCTCAGCTGCGTAGCGATCGGGACCGGGAAGTTCCTCGAAGTCCTGGACGGACTCGGGGGACGGAAGTCGGACTTCATCACGACCTTCCGACCGGGCGCCTGA
- the rplQ gene encoding 50S ribosomal protein L17: MIKTLGGRRLGRTGEHRRALLKNLAVSLILHERVTTSVAKAKELRPYAEKIITQAKNGLHHEVRRRVQDKAAYKKLFDVLAPRYQNRPGGYTQILRVARRIGDNSPQGLIRLIP; this comes from the coding sequence ATGATCAAGACACTGGGCGGACGCAGACTCGGACGCACCGGCGAACACCGGCGCGCGCTGCTCAAGAACCTCGCGGTCAGCCTGATCCTGCACGAGCGGGTGACGACGTCGGTCGCGAAGGCCAAGGAGCTCCGGCCCTACGCCGAGAAGATCATCACGCAGGCCAAGAACGGGCTGCACCACGAGGTGCGGCGCCGCGTGCAGGATAAGGCGGCCTACAAGAAGCTCTTCGACGTGCTGGCGCCGCGCTATCAGAACCGACCCGGAGGCTACACGCAGATCCTGCGCGTCGCCCGCCGGATCGGGGACAACTCGCCTCAGGGACTCATCCGCCTCATCCCCTAG
- a CDS encoding DNA-directed RNA polymerase subunit alpha: protein MVYKELILPQKLAVEEKTMTDGYAKFVAEPYERGYGHTVGNSLRRVLLSSLEGAAVTAVRFEGARHEYQGLSGVREDVINILLNLKKLRVKLFSNGPELIYLSAKKEGPVTAKLIQENSNVEIVNKDLVLAHIEPGGKLDMEIEISKGRGYVPAEEIQQAQGGSWPAGFLPVDALFSPVTKVHYDVEASRVGQVTDYDRLILEIWTDASITAVDALIKSSKLLRESLRIFIPEEELAEQNAAGFEGGEGGGETGGDGAALDARISEVLDQPVDMIELSSRASNCLKVARIRTIRELVARREEELLAVKNFGKKSLDEIKDRLKDMGLSLGMQV from the coding sequence ATGGTCTACAAGGAACTGATTCTGCCGCAGAAGCTGGCCGTCGAAGAGAAGACGATGACGGACGGCTATGCGAAGTTCGTCGCGGAACCCTACGAGCGCGGCTACGGCCACACCGTGGGCAACTCCCTGCGGCGCGTCCTCCTTTCCAGCCTCGAAGGCGCGGCGGTCACCGCCGTCCGCTTCGAGGGCGCCCGCCACGAGTACCAGGGCCTCTCCGGCGTCCGCGAGGACGTCATCAACATCCTGCTCAACCTCAAGAAGCTGCGGGTCAAGCTCTTCTCGAACGGCCCGGAGCTCATCTACCTGAGCGCGAAGAAGGAAGGCCCGGTCACCGCGAAGCTGATCCAGGAGAACTCGAACGTCGAGATCGTCAACAAGGACCTGGTCCTCGCGCACATCGAGCCCGGCGGCAAGCTCGACATGGAGATCGAGATCTCCAAGGGCCGCGGCTACGTTCCGGCCGAGGAGATCCAGCAGGCGCAGGGCGGCAGCTGGCCGGCCGGCTTCCTGCCCGTCGACGCGCTCTTCTCGCCGGTCACGAAGGTCCATTACGACGTCGAGGCTTCGCGGGTGGGACAGGTCACCGACTACGACCGCCTCATCCTGGAGATCTGGACCGACGCCTCGATCACCGCGGTCGATGCGCTGATCAAGTCCTCCAAGCTGCTGCGCGAATCCCTGCGCATCTTCATCCCCGAAGAGGAGCTTGCCGAGCAGAACGCGGCCGGCTTCGAGGGCGGTGAGGGCGGCGGGGAGACCGGCGGCGACGGCGCCGCGCTCGACGCGCGCATCAGCGAGGTGCTCGACCAGCCCGTGGACATGATCGAACTCTCCAGCCGCGCCTCCAACTGCCTGAAGGTCGCGCGCATCCGGACCATCCGGGAGCTCGTCGCGCGCCGCGAAGAAGAGCTGCTCGCCGTCAAGAACTTCGGCAAGAAGTCCCTCGACGAGATCAAGGACCGCCTCAAGGACATGGGGCTGTCCCTCGGCATGCAGGTGTAA
- the rpsD gene encoding 30S ribosomal protein S4, with the protein MARYTGPVCRLCRREQQKLFLKGEKCYTKCLLENRPTPPGMAKPQRGKPSEYAIRLREKQRLKRMVAMTETPFKAAMAKASRSTGMTGEIFLRRLEVRLDNIVRRLGFATSINTARQLVRHGHVKVNGRRVSIPSAEVKVGDVVQMDPRLKENVGVKLALENVARRSPRPAFLEFNEAEFSGKLVREPARQESSFGINDQLIVEYYSR; encoded by the coding sequence ATGGCCCGATACACCGGCCCCGTCTGCCGTCTCTGCCGCCGGGAGCAGCAGAAGCTGTTCCTGAAAGGCGAGAAGTGCTACACCAAGTGCCTTCTCGAGAACCGGCCCACGCCTCCGGGCATGGCCAAGCCCCAGCGCGGCAAGCCGTCCGAGTACGCCATCCGCCTGCGCGAGAAGCAGCGCCTGAAGCGCATGGTCGCGATGACCGAGACTCCGTTCAAGGCCGCGATGGCGAAGGCCTCGCGCAGCACCGGGATGACCGGAGAGATCTTCCTGCGTCGTCTCGAGGTCCGGCTCGACAACATCGTGCGCCGCCTCGGTTTCGCGACGAGCATCAACACCGCGCGGCAGCTCGTGCGCCACGGGCACGTGAAGGTCAACGGCCGGCGCGTGAGCATCCCCTCGGCCGAGGTCAAGGTCGGGGACGTCGTGCAGATGGACCCGCGCCTGAAGGAGAACGTGGGCGTGAAGCTCGCGCTCGAGAATGTCGCGCGCCGCTCGCCGCGGCCGGCGTTCCTCGAGTTCAACGAGGCCGAGTTCTCGGGCAAGCTCGTCCGTGAGCCCGCGCGCCAGGAATCCTCGTTCGGCATCAACGACCAGCTGATCGTGGAATACTACTCGCGCTGA
- the rpsK gene encoding 30S ribosomal protein S11, whose protein sequence is MAENDPKTPPPSEGRPAERSAAPAARGPKRNWKAVTFAKVFIQSSFNNTIVTITDDRGAVLCWASAGATGFKGTKKGTPFAAQMTAAKAAKRAVELGVKQVAVFIKGPGPGRETAIRALQSSGLQVLSLKDVSPLPHNGCRPPKPRRV, encoded by the coding sequence ATGGCTGAGAACGATCCCAAGACCCCGCCCCCGTCCGAAGGCCGGCCCGCCGAGCGGTCCGCCGCCCCGGCGGCGCGCGGCCCCAAGAGAAACTGGAAGGCGGTGACCTTCGCGAAGGTCTTCATCCAGTCTTCCTTCAACAACACCATCGTCACGATCACCGACGACCGCGGCGCCGTGCTCTGCTGGGCGTCCGCGGGCGCGACCGGCTTCAAGGGCACGAAGAAGGGCACGCCCTTCGCCGCGCAGATGACGGCCGCGAAGGCCGCCAAGCGTGCCGTCGAGCTGGGCGTCAAGCAGGTCGCCGTCTTCATCAAGGGACCCGGTCCGGGACGCGAGACCGCCATCCGCGCGCTCCAGTCCTCCGGCCTGCAGGTCCTTTCGCTCAAGGACGTGTCGCCGCTTCCGCACAACGGCTGCCGTCCGCCGAAGCCGAGGAGAGTCTAG
- the rpsM gene encoding 30S ribosomal protein S13: protein MARVAGVDLPKDKKIEVALTYVYGIGRTTAKQIMVKLEGVIDPLTKVKDLNESQVGHLNNLLTKEYKVEGELRREVQQHIHRYNEVGSYRGLRHRRNLPVRGQRTKTNARTRRGRRKTVGAGKAAAKEG from the coding sequence ATGGCACGCGTTGCGGGAGTGGACTTGCCGAAGGACAAGAAGATCGAGGTCGCGCTCACCTACGTCTACGGGATCGGGCGCACGACCGCGAAGCAGATCATGGTCAAGCTCGAAGGCGTCATCGACCCTCTGACGAAGGTCAAGGACCTCAACGAGAGCCAGGTCGGCCATCTCAACAACCTTCTGACCAAAGAGTACAAGGTCGAGGGCGAGCTGCGCCGCGAGGTGCAGCAGCACATCCACCGCTATAACGAAGTCGGCAGCTATCGCGGACTGCGGCATCGCCGCAACCTGCCGGTCCGGGGCCAGCGCACGAAGACGAACGCGCGCACGCGCCGCGGACGCCGAAAGACCGTCGGCGCCGGAAAGGCCGCCGCGAAGGAAGGATAA
- the rpmJ gene encoding 50S ribosomal protein L36, which translates to MKVRASVKPICQKCKVIRRGRTVRVMCSNPRHKQRQG; encoded by the coding sequence ATGAAAGTTCGAGCGAGCGTCAAGCCGATCTGCCAGAAATGCAAAGTCATCCGCCGGGGGCGCACGGTCCGCGTGATGTGCTCCAACCCGCGGCATAAGCAGAGACAGGGGTAA
- the infA gene encoding translation initiation factor IF-1: MTKEDKIEVEGKILESLPNAMFRVQIPGEKVILAHISGKMRVHYIKILPGDTVKVELSPYDLTRGRIVYRER; the protein is encoded by the coding sequence TTGACCAAGGAAGATAAGATCGAAGTCGAAGGGAAGATCCTCGAGTCCCTGCCGAACGCGATGTTCCGCGTCCAGATCCCCGGCGAGAAGGTGATCCTGGCGCATATCTCGGGCAAGATGCGCGTGCACTACATCAAGATCCTGCCGGGAGACACCGTGAAGGTGGAGCTCTCACCCTACGACCTCACCCGTGGTCGCATCGTCTACCGGGAGCGCTAA
- the map gene encoding type I methionyl aminopeptidase, giving the protein MMLRAARIETKTPQELAAIRRACLVVSEALKALAAAAVPGASTAELDALAAEEIRKRGAKPAFLGYRGYPATLCASINEEVIHGIPSPARRLKDGDIIGFDLGAVVDGFYGDAARTVGVGAVSAEAEKLMRVTREALQQGIAAARPENRVGDIGAAVQRHAEENGFSVVREFVGHGIGRALHEEPAVPNYGRAGTGPRLKAGMVLAIEPMINAGGPEVRVLEDGWTAVTADGRMSAHFEHTVAVTESGPVVFTI; this is encoded by the coding sequence ATGATGCTCCGCGCCGCGCGCATCGAGACGAAGACCCCGCAGGAGCTCGCGGCCATCCGCCGCGCCTGCCTCGTCGTCTCGGAGGCGCTCAAGGCCCTCGCGGCCGCCGCCGTCCCGGGGGCGAGCACCGCGGAGCTCGACGCCCTCGCCGCCGAGGAGATTCGCAAGCGGGGGGCCAAGCCGGCCTTCCTCGGCTACCGCGGCTACCCCGCGACTCTCTGCGCCTCCATCAATGAGGAGGTCATCCACGGGATCCCGAGCCCCGCGCGCCGTCTCAAGGACGGGGACATCATCGGTTTCGACCTCGGGGCCGTCGTGGACGGCTTCTACGGCGACGCGGCCCGGACGGTCGGCGTCGGAGCCGTCTCGGCCGAGGCGGAGAAGCTCATGCGGGTGACTCGCGAGGCCCTGCAGCAGGGCATCGCCGCCGCCCGCCCCGAGAACCGCGTCGGCGACATCGGCGCGGCCGTCCAGCGCCACGCCGAGGAGAACGGTTTCTCGGTCGTGCGCGAGTTCGTCGGACACGGCATCGGCCGCGCGCTCCACGAGGAGCCCGCGGTGCCGAACTACGGACGCGCCGGGACCGGCCCGCGGCTGAAGGCGGGCATGGTTCTCGCCATCGAGCCCATGATCAACGCCGGCGGGCCCGAGGTGCGGGTGCTCGAGGACGGTTGGACCGCCGTGACCGCCGACGGCCGGATGTCGGCGCACTTCGAGCACACGGTGGCGGTGACGGAAAGCGGCCCCGTCGTGTTCACGATTTGA
- a CDS encoding adenylate kinase, with protein sequence MSATELRLVLLGCPGAGKGTQAKVLCERYGMTHLSTGDCFRAESAAGSALGKKVADYMKRGVLVPDEVVNEVVASKLDALKGGWLLDGFPRTLDQAQGLDRYLRSAGAKIDIVLSIAMKPEDIVRRLTSRRSCACGEVYNLLSRPPRVEGVCDKCGKPLLQREDDTEATVRKRLMVYEDLTSPLVAYYRSGGVFTEVDGALPVADVTKGLCAAVDALAGSPTES encoded by the coding sequence ATGTCGGCAACTGAGCTGAGGCTCGTCCTCCTCGGCTGCCCGGGCGCCGGGAAGGGGACGCAGGCGAAGGTCCTCTGCGAGCGCTACGGCATGACGCACCTCTCGACGGGGGACTGCTTCCGCGCGGAGAGCGCGGCCGGCAGCGCGCTCGGCAAGAAGGTCGCCGACTACATGAAGCGCGGCGTCCTCGTCCCCGACGAGGTCGTCAACGAGGTCGTCGCCTCCAAGCTCGACGCGCTCAAGGGGGGCTGGCTGCTCGACGGCTTCCCGCGCACGCTCGACCAGGCGCAGGGGCTCGACCGCTACCTCCGCTCCGCCGGCGCCAAGATCGACATCGTGCTCTCCATCGCCATGAAGCCGGAGGACATCGTCCGCCGGCTGACCAGCCGCCGCTCCTGCGCCTGCGGCGAGGTCTACAATCTTCTGAGCCGCCCGCCGCGCGTCGAAGGCGTCTGCGACAAGTGCGGCAAGCCTCTTTTGCAGCGCGAGGACGACACCGAGGCGACCGTGCGCAAGCGCCTGATGGTCTACGAGGACCTCACGAGCCCGCTCGTCGCCTACTACCGCTCCGGCGGAGTCTTCACCGAGGTGGACGGCGCCCTCCCCGTGGCGGACGTCACGAAGGGCCTCTGCGCGGCCGTCGACGCGCTGGCCGGGAGCCCGACCGAATCATGA